GTTGCAGGGCTGAGCGCTTCCGTCTCGGGTAGCAGCTGATTCGGGTCGCTTTGCGGCAGATCCTCACCGAGCACTTCGTAGACCTGTTCGGCAAGCCCGACCGGAGATTTTGCCGGATGGATCAGCCACCCGGCGATCTTCGTATCGAACGCGAGCCCTGCAACGGCCATTCCGGCACGGCTGAGCGCCTTGATCTGCGGCTTCGCATCGAAGAAATACTTGGGGGCGGGGCCGGCGAGCCACTCTTCGAGCGCCACGTAGTCGGGGCGTCCGTGTTCCCATGGCACGAATGCGGATTCGTTGGCGCTCGCCAGTCCGAGGCCGGTGATTCCGTTGGGGCCGCGTTCGACTTGCACACCCAGCGGCACGGCACCGCTGCCGGATACCTTCGTCAGCCAGTGCGCGAGTTCCTCGTCGACGAGCGTTCGAACGATCGGAGCACTCGCATCCGTTGTACCGGAAGCGCCGGCCGAATCGGCGTCCGTGCCGCTGCCGTCGGACTCGGCGATCTTCAGAACGCGATCGAGCAGCGTTTTGAACTGCAGGCGATCGAACACGTCGCGCACCGCCTGTTCGTTGACGGGCTGCCGCTCGAGATCGCCGGGCCCGACCGGCAGCTCGACATCGGTCAATAGCCTGTTGAGTCGGCGGTTGCGCAGAGCATTCTCCTTCTGCTCGCGCAGTTTCTCGCCAACGACGCCCTTGATCTCGTCAGCGTGCGCGATGATCTCATCAACGGTCCCGTACTGCTTGACCCACTTGACCGCGGTCTTCTCACCGACTTTGTCGATTCCGACCAGGTTGTCACTGGTCTCGCCGACGAGAGCTGCGACCTCCGGGTACTGCTCGGGTTCGATGCCGTAGCGCTCGACGACGGCGTCGCGGTCGTAACGTTTGAGCTCCGACACGCCGCGAACCTGTGGGTAGAGCAGTGTGACGTCGTCGTTCACCAACTGAATGCTGTCGCGATCGCCGGAGACGACCAGCACTCGGTAGCCCTGCTCAGCGCCTCGTCGAGACAGGGTTGCCAGGATGTCGTCCGCCTCGAAATCTTCCTTCGAAACAGTTGTGATGTTCATCGCGTGCAGAGCTTCCTCCAGCAACGGGATCTGCCCGACGAACTCGGGGGGCGTCACGCCTCGGGTGCCCTTGTATTCGGGGTACTCGCGGGTGCGGAACGAGTAGCGCGAGATATCGAATGCGACAGCGATGTGCGTCGGCTTCTCGTTCTTGAGCAGATTGATCAACATCGAGATGAAACCGTGGATCGCGTTGGTGTGCTGCCCTTCGCGATTGACGAAGCTGTCGATCGGCAACGCGTAGAACGCACGGAATGCGAGCGAGTGGCCATCGATGATCAGGAGGGTAGGCTTTTCGGAGTCCGACACGTGAGCCAGCCTACAAGGCGCCTCGGACACCGGCATCCGGCAGTGTTGCCACGATCGTCGTCCAC
The Rathayibacter sp. SW19 DNA segment above includes these coding regions:
- the polA gene encoding DNA polymerase I, giving the protein MSDSEKPTLLIIDGHSLAFRAFYALPIDSFVNREGQHTNAIHGFISMLINLLKNEKPTHIAVAFDISRYSFRTREYPEYKGTRGVTPPEFVGQIPLLEEALHAMNITTVSKEDFEADDILATLSRRGAEQGYRVLVVSGDRDSIQLVNDDVTLLYPQVRGVSELKRYDRDAVVERYGIEPEQYPEVAALVGETSDNLVGIDKVGEKTAVKWVKQYGTVDEIIAHADEIKGVVGEKLREQKENALRNRRLNRLLTDVELPVGPGDLERQPVNEQAVRDVFDRLQFKTLLDRVLKIAESDGSGTDADSAGASGTTDASAPIVRTLVDEELAHWLTKVSGSGAVPLGVQVERGPNGITGLGLASANESAFVPWEHGRPDYVALEEWLAGPAPKYFFDAKPQIKALSRAGMAVAGLAFDTKIAGWLIHPAKSPVGLAEQVYEVLGEDLPQSDPNQLLPETEALSPATQAWYVVRLTEALSAALEPGTRGVLDAIELPIVMVLARMELAGVTINENVLASLREELTASANDYATRAFAQIGHEVNLGSPKQLQQVLFEELDMPKTRSTKTGYSTDAASLADLQEKNPHPFLGLLLQHRDATKLKQIIETLERAIEPDARIHTSYDQTGTSTGRISSNDPNLQNIPVRTEEGRRIRSAFEAGRDFETLLTADYSQIEMRIMADLSGDEGLIEAFNAGEDLHRFVGARIFGVTPEEVSPAMRTKVKAMSYGLAYGLSAFGLSKQLRIETAEARQLMTDYFARFGKVRDYLRDVVEKARVDGYTETIFGRRRPFTDLTSTNRVLRDNAERAALNAPIQGSAADIMKRAMIAIHADMLEQQLASNMLLQVHDELIFEVATGEWDALEAIVTDRMSTAAQLRVPLTVQVGRGPNWDAAAH